The following proteins are encoded in a genomic region of Reichenbachiella sp.:
- a CDS encoding DUF2235 domain-containing protein, translated as MRKSTYNQRYEKDHHADEKERKHIVLLDGTWNDETGLDGSGLVTNIVQLSRIFINKPDKQIVRYHRGVGNDNDNKWLSHNWKGADGKAVGLIVERAYARLVQDWQRGDRIYIFGFSRGAAAARLLASKINREGIPKSVEITLKPVENRETKVVEQRIHRVNFDRSASKKVDIEFLGVWDTVSALGLFNNILATFKLRKRDLFTDQHIATNIQQAVHLVSIDETRNSFRPSLMNHKEGVTHEVWFPGVHSDIGGTYLEKELSQANLYYMIDKLSEWNEARKLDDFLIDQNAYAESTKSDIDRAHFHFQGHGFGKSLREIAVQMDGKKVENLPPKIHQLYHDITSRRNSYSVVEVKKWFRRKSKRITNFQYMPFNVKVLDGEYDVVG; from the coding sequence ATGCGCAAATCAACCTATAACCAGCGGTATGAAAAAGATCATCATGCTGATGAAAAAGAACGTAAACATATTGTCCTTTTAGATGGTACCTGGAATGATGAGACCGGGCTGGACGGAAGTGGACTGGTAACCAACATTGTTCAATTATCCAGGATATTTATAAATAAACCGGATAAACAGATTGTTAGGTATCATAGGGGCGTAGGCAATGATAACGACAATAAATGGTTGAGTCATAATTGGAAAGGAGCGGATGGTAAGGCTGTCGGCTTGATTGTAGAACGTGCGTATGCACGATTGGTACAAGATTGGCAGAGGGGAGACAGGATTTATATTTTTGGTTTTAGTAGAGGTGCTGCAGCTGCACGGTTGTTGGCCTCAAAAATCAATCGAGAAGGGATTCCGAAGAGTGTAGAGATTACCTTGAAACCAGTGGAAAATCGTGAGACAAAGGTTGTAGAACAGCGAATACATCGAGTAAATTTCGATCGAAGTGCCAGCAAGAAAGTTGATATTGAGTTTCTTGGAGTTTGGGATACGGTAAGTGCACTGGGTTTATTTAACAATATCTTAGCTACCTTCAAATTAAGAAAGAGAGATTTATTCACAGACCAGCACATAGCTACCAATATTCAACAAGCTGTGCATTTGGTGAGTATAGATGAAACTCGCAATTCTTTTCGCCCTTCTCTCATGAATCATAAAGAAGGGGTGACTCATGAAGTTTGGTTCCCAGGAGTTCATTCAGATATAGGGGGAACCTACTTAGAGAAAGAATTGTCTCAGGCTAATTTGTATTATATGATTGATAAACTGAGTGAATGGAATGAAGCTAGAAAACTTGATGATTTCTTGATCGATCAAAATGCCTATGCTGAATCCACCAAATCAGATATTGATCGCGCTCATTTTCATTTTCAAGGTCATGGTTTTGGAAAGAGCCTCAGGGAAATAGCTGTACAAATGGATGGAAAAAAGGTTGAAAATTTACCTCCTAAAATTCATCAACTGTATCACGATATAACATCACGCAGAAATTCGTATTCGGTGGTGGAAGTAAAAAAGTGGTTTAGACGTAAATCCAAACGAATTACCAATTTTCAATACATGCCTTTTAATGTAAAGGTTTTGGATGGTGAATATGATGTAGTGGGCTGA
- a CDS encoding DUF350 domain-containing protein, protein MNSNVFFLGIIEILSALSMGLVILSTTYKILKWYGKKKFNIGHNNQAYSIFIASVLFGMGLMVSGTIEPIVSSFRLLSNTETSASGLLFSFLIRGGAYILIAYCAGLAISLLGIVIYSKLTPIDEFEEMKNNNIGVAIISGAIIITLILLTKDGVALIIESLIPYPELPPR, encoded by the coding sequence ATGAACTCTAACGTATTCTTTCTAGGTATCATAGAAATCCTCTCTGCCCTCTCGATGGGGCTGGTCATACTTTCTACCACATACAAAATTCTTAAATGGTATGGAAAGAAAAAATTCAACATTGGTCACAACAACCAGGCTTATAGTATTTTCATCGCTAGTGTACTCTTTGGCATGGGACTAATGGTCAGCGGTACGATTGAGCCAATTGTTTCTTCTTTTAGACTGCTATCCAATACTGAAACTAGTGCTAGTGGCTTATTATTTTCCTTTTTGATACGAGGTGGAGCTTATATTCTCATTGCGTATTGTGCAGGCCTGGCTATTAGCCTATTGGGGATTGTCATCTATTCTAAACTAACGCCCATTGATGAATTTGAAGAAATGAAGAATAACAATATCGGAGTGGCGATAATCTCTGGAGCCATTATCATCACGCTCATTCTATTGACTAAAGACGGCGTAGCACTGATCATCGAATCATTAATCCCCTACCCCGAATTGCCACCTAGATAA
- a CDS encoding RMD1 family protein — MSDSINTLKAFHIQSSINLKECKSTLSSLVIDSSSMDLFLNLGDGKYGRIFNYGVMVFYGCNQEDISKLFMELAIVEDVKALENYSDDFGIKLSDGDYKIDFHYITLPEINEEVIRIAMLNLGQSLALKYYDAVSQDLLSSIREFTGELETKGKLKISQKNILKFVGKALNTQNRIAENLYIFDAPAVTWENEYLEQVNLSLSKHFELSSRYRSIDSTFNIIKDNLSAYLDLYHHKESSKLEWIIIILILVEVIDTFVSKMF, encoded by the coding sequence ATGTCTGATTCAATTAATACACTGAAGGCTTTCCATATTCAAAGCTCCATCAATTTAAAGGAGTGTAAGTCTACACTATCGAGTTTGGTTATCGACTCCAGTTCTATGGACCTTTTCCTCAACCTGGGTGATGGGAAGTATGGGCGAATTTTCAACTATGGTGTCATGGTCTTTTATGGCTGTAATCAAGAAGATATCTCTAAACTTTTTATGGAACTGGCCATTGTTGAAGATGTGAAAGCGTTGGAAAACTATTCAGACGACTTTGGGATAAAGCTGTCTGACGGAGATTACAAAATTGATTTCCATTACATCACCTTACCAGAAATTAATGAAGAGGTAATTCGGATAGCGATGCTCAATCTTGGGCAGAGTTTAGCACTTAAATACTATGATGCGGTTTCTCAAGATTTACTTTCCAGTATCCGTGAATTCACAGGTGAACTCGAGACGAAAGGAAAGCTAAAAATTAGTCAAAAGAATATCTTGAAGTTTGTTGGGAAAGCCCTTAATACACAAAACAGAATAGCAGAAAACCTATACATTTTTGACGCACCAGCTGTGACTTGGGAAAATGAGTATTTGGAGCAAGTGAACTTATCCTTGTCAAAGCATTTTGAGTTGAGCTCTAGATACCGTTCGATCGATAGTACCTTCAATATCATCAAAGACAACCTATCGGCGTACTTGGATTTGTATCATCACAAGGAAAGCAGTAAGCTCGAATGGATTATTATTATTCTGATCCTGGTAGAAGTGATTGATACTTTCGTCTCCAAGATGTTTTAA
- a CDS encoding RNA polymerase sigma factor yields the protein MFDKNISDEELITILQAEENLSYFSVLTERHEKSILKKCKTYVKDEDTAEDLCQEILIKVFLKIKYFRGEAKFSTWLFAIVHNTCMDYLRKNKKSQVLKVITEKMADEVAEMIEGVDEIPEELSFQILEELLEVISPEEKMLLLLKYKEKHSIKDIQESLGLSESAVKMRLKRARTHVNELYQKLKK from the coding sequence ATGTTTGATAAAAATATTTCTGACGAAGAATTGATCACTATCCTTCAGGCTGAAGAAAACCTGTCCTATTTCTCGGTACTCACTGAGCGTCATGAAAAAAGCATTCTCAAAAAATGCAAGACTTATGTGAAAGATGAGGACACTGCTGAAGACCTTTGCCAGGAAATTTTGATTAAAGTCTTTTTGAAAATCAAATATTTCAGAGGTGAAGCAAAATTTTCAACTTGGCTGTTTGCCATCGTACATAATACGTGTATGGATTACCTTAGGAAAAACAAAAAAAGCCAAGTCCTCAAGGTGATTACAGAAAAAATGGCTGATGAAGTGGCCGAAATGATTGAAGGAGTAGACGAAATACCCGAGGAGCTCTCCTTTCAAATTTTAGAAGAACTCCTCGAAGTTATTTCCCCTGAGGAAAAAATGCTCTTACTCCTTAAATACAAGGAAAAGCATTCAATCAAAGACATTCAGGAAAGTTTAGGTCTTTCGGAAAGTGCCGTAAAAATGCGCCTCAAACGCGCACGCACTCATGTGAATGAGTTGTATCAAAAGCTAAAAAAATAG
- a CDS encoding C39 family peptidase, with the protein MQTAIKEKILDVDIKAQPNDVTCGPTCLHGVYNYYKDVIPLAEVIEQVSQLSTGGTLAVLLGTHALKRGYEATIYTFNLHVFDPSWFDGKVDLIAKLKAQMEAKADNEVLIAASQAYIDFLSLGGKIKYEALTPALIRSYLAKDIPILSGLSATYLYDSPREYGEFEVVYNDVKGEPSGHFVIVNGYNPDSRQVYIADPLKYNPISDNQYYKVSYQKLISSVMLGVVTYDANLLMIAPKQN; encoded by the coding sequence ATGCAAACTGCAATCAAAGAAAAAATATTAGATGTAGATATCAAGGCGCAGCCAAATGATGTCACCTGCGGGCCTACATGCTTGCATGGGGTGTACAATTATTACAAAGATGTGATTCCATTGGCTGAAGTCATTGAGCAGGTTAGTCAACTGTCAACGGGTGGAACCTTGGCTGTATTGCTGGGAACTCATGCGCTCAAGCGTGGATATGAGGCTACGATCTATACTTTCAACCTTCATGTTTTTGACCCTTCCTGGTTTGATGGAAAGGTGGATTTGATAGCAAAACTCAAAGCTCAGATGGAAGCAAAGGCTGACAACGAAGTATTGATTGCTGCGAGCCAGGCTTATATCGACTTTTTATCCTTAGGTGGAAAAATCAAATACGAAGCGTTGACTCCGGCTTTGATCAGATCCTATTTGGCAAAAGACATACCCATTCTTTCAGGTTTGAGTGCGACTTATTTGTACGATAGCCCGAGGGAATACGGAGAGTTTGAAGTGGTGTACAATGACGTGAAGGGTGAACCTAGCGGTCATTTCGTGATTGTGAATGGATATAATCCGGATAGCAGACAGGTCTATATCGCAGATCCATTAAAGTATAACCCGATAAGTGATAATCAATATTATAAAGTGAGTTATCAGAAGTTAATATCCTCTGTGATGTTAGGCGTGGTGACTTACGATGCCAACTTATTAATGATAGCGCCTAAACAAAACTAA
- a CDS encoding RimK family protein — MAKLIITENPEKWDLEFEGVTVVTPTTYFGDSEYQSKKFKIINLCKSHQYQSVGYYVSLLAEARGHKVIPEIATLQDFRFPSLIKDDAEDFEDMINESLKGISESKFELRVYFGHTGEQAFSRLGALLFNLYQVPIVQAVFVKKEKWQLQSLKTLHLNEIGENDFPMLQKALHFYVMGKNVVRKKYARKKYDLAILLSPEDQTPPSCPKAIQKFIAAAEKKGFNVEIITKNDIGKLVQYDALLIRVTTNVNHYTYRFAKKAESEGLVVFDDPNSILKCTNKVYLHELLVANKIKVPKSHILRKDHQEIPSEFNYPLVIKQPDGSFSKGVKKIANEEELKPALKELFSKSELLILQEFVPTSYDWRVGVIDGKPLYVCKYYMAQNHWQIVDWKKNGEHREGKSETLKVEDAPAKLIETAVKATSLIGKGLYGVDIKEIDGHFCVIEVNDNPSIDAGVEDKVLKNELYGRIMDAYLNRLN; from the coding sequence ATGGCAAAACTTATTATTACAGAAAACCCAGAGAAGTGGGATTTAGAATTCGAAGGAGTGACCGTAGTCACTCCCACAACGTACTTTGGTGACTCAGAATACCAGTCCAAAAAATTCAAGATCATCAACTTGTGCAAATCGCACCAATACCAAAGTGTGGGCTACTATGTTTCACTATTGGCGGAGGCACGTGGGCATAAGGTGATCCCTGAGATAGCCACTTTACAAGATTTTAGATTTCCTTCTTTGATCAAAGATGACGCGGAAGATTTCGAAGATATGATCAACGAAAGTTTGAAAGGAATATCGGAATCCAAGTTTGAGTTGAGGGTGTATTTTGGTCATACGGGAGAGCAGGCGTTTAGCCGATTGGGTGCGTTGTTGTTCAACCTGTACCAGGTACCTATAGTTCAGGCGGTATTTGTGAAGAAAGAGAAGTGGCAATTGCAGTCATTGAAGACCCTACATTTGAATGAAATAGGAGAAAACGATTTTCCTATGCTTCAAAAAGCCCTTCATTTCTATGTCATGGGCAAAAATGTAGTGCGAAAAAAGTATGCACGCAAGAAGTATGATCTGGCAATTCTGTTGAGTCCAGAGGATCAAACGCCTCCTTCTTGTCCGAAGGCCATTCAGAAGTTTATCGCTGCTGCGGAAAAGAAGGGGTTCAATGTGGAGATTATCACCAAAAATGACATTGGTAAATTGGTGCAATACGATGCGCTACTTATTCGTGTGACAACGAATGTAAACCACTATACTTATCGCTTTGCGAAGAAAGCGGAGTCTGAAGGGTTAGTAGTTTTCGACGACCCAAACTCAATTCTGAAGTGCACAAACAAAGTGTATTTACATGAGTTGCTAGTGGCTAACAAAATCAAGGTGCCAAAGTCTCATATTTTGAGAAAGGATCATCAGGAAATTCCAAGCGAGTTCAACTACCCATTGGTGATCAAACAGCCTGATGGTTCTTTCTCCAAGGGGGTGAAAAAGATTGCCAACGAAGAGGAGTTGAAGCCAGCACTGAAAGAACTGTTTAGCAAATCAGAACTGTTGATTCTTCAGGAATTTGTACCTACCTCTTATGATTGGCGAGTGGGTGTGATCGATGGCAAACCACTCTATGTATGCAAGTACTATATGGCGCAAAATCATTGGCAGATCGTCGATTGGAAGAAGAACGGAGAGCACCGAGAAGGTAAGAGTGAAACATTAAAAGTAGAAGATGCGCCGGCTAAATTGATCGAAACGGCGGTGAAGGCTACTTCACTCATTGGCAAAGGATTGTATGGCGTGGATATCAAAGAAATTGATGGCCATTTCTGTGTGATTGAAGTCAATGACAACCCGAGTATAGATGCTGGGGTAGAGGATAAAGTCCTCAAAAATGAGTTGTATGGAAGAATAATGGATGCTTATTTAAATAGATTGAATTAA
- a CDS encoding glutamate-cysteine ligase family protein: MSNRMHLFQRYGIELEYMIVDIDTLAIRPITDDFIKSVLGEYSNEVDRGLVTWSNELVLHVLELKCSKPEADLVALTEGFQKNIKDINQKLLAYNAKLMPTAAHPLMNPEKETFLWPHDNNEIYDIYNRIFNCKGHGWSNLQSTHLNLPFYDDEEFARLHAAIRLILPILPGIAASSPILDGAATGYLDKRLDYYQSNQKVIPEITGKVIPERAFSKRHYHKMIYDPIQEAVAPYDKEKILEPVWLNSRGAIARFDRGSIEIRLLDIQECPKADMAIVALIIGVLKVLTAEKTCSAHDQQSWSAIPLNKIFKQMIMTAENTVIANEDYLMAFGMEKEEATAKELWSHLLELVKVHHPVFIGPWLDTLHEILEAGTLATRIMTALDGIYTEENIKLVYNELSDCLSNNEIFELCVKEKL, encoded by the coding sequence ATGAGTAACAGAATGCACTTGTTTCAGCGATATGGGATAGAGCTGGAATATATGATCGTAGATATTGATACTTTGGCTATTCGGCCAATTACGGATGATTTTATCAAGAGTGTATTAGGCGAATACAGTAACGAAGTAGATCGTGGTTTGGTGACGTGGAGCAACGAACTGGTGCTTCATGTGCTGGAACTCAAATGTTCTAAGCCGGAAGCTGATCTCGTTGCATTAACTGAAGGATTTCAGAAAAATATTAAGGATATTAATCAGAAGCTTTTGGCTTACAATGCCAAGTTGATGCCGACGGCTGCCCACCCTTTGATGAACCCAGAGAAGGAGACTTTCTTGTGGCCGCACGACAATAATGAGATCTATGATATCTACAATCGTATCTTCAACTGCAAAGGTCATGGCTGGTCCAACTTGCAAAGTACGCACCTCAACTTGCCGTTTTATGATGACGAGGAGTTTGCGCGACTGCATGCGGCCATACGTTTGATTTTGCCTATTCTTCCGGGTATTGCGGCTAGTTCACCGATTTTGGATGGAGCGGCTACAGGCTATTTGGATAAGCGATTGGACTACTACCAGTCCAACCAAAAAGTGATCCCTGAGATTACTGGTAAGGTTATTCCTGAAAGGGCCTTCTCGAAAAGACATTATCACAAAATGATTTATGATCCGATTCAGGAGGCGGTAGCACCGTATGATAAAGAGAAAATCTTGGAGCCCGTATGGCTCAATTCTCGTGGGGCCATTGCCCGCTTCGATCGTGGCTCCATAGAAATAAGATTGTTGGACATTCAAGAATGCCCGAAAGCGGATATGGCCATTGTGGCACTGATCATTGGCGTATTGAAAGTGCTTACGGCCGAAAAAACATGCAGTGCGCATGATCAGCAAAGTTGGTCAGCGATTCCATTGAATAAAATATTCAAACAGATGATCATGACTGCCGAAAATACCGTCATCGCGAATGAGGATTATTTGATGGCCTTTGGGATGGAAAAAGAAGAGGCGACAGCCAAGGAGCTGTGGAGCCATTTATTGGAATTGGTGAAAGTACATCACCCGGTTTTTATCGGACCTTGGTTGGATACCCTGCATGAGATTTTGGAGGCTGGGACTTTGGCGACGCGGATTATGACCGCCTTAGATGGTATATATACCGAAGAGAATATCAAACTCGTGTACAATGAGCTTTCAGATTGTTTGTCAAACAATGAAATTTTTGAGTTATGCGTAAAAGAAAAATTATAA
- a CDS encoding N-formylglutamate amidohydrolase codes for MRKRKIIITCEHGGNYIPREFRYLFTKYENELNSHRGWDIGALEVAKYMSRHIPAPLSYQRVSRLLVESNRSLQNEELFSQYSRELEKPIKKYILGKYYHPYRNAIEKNISRCIEEGQEVLHLSVHSFTPVWNGVRRQVDIGLLCDESRWPEMEFCQMWKTQIEQLLPKKLTMINVPYNGADDGFTTYLREQFPAEKYLGIEIEVNQKYAGTEEMSVIRSALSNSLIISEDLVEE; via the coding sequence ATGCGTAAAAGAAAAATTATAATCACGTGTGAGCATGGCGGAAACTATATTCCGCGTGAGTTTAGATACTTATTTACAAAATATGAGAATGAATTAAATTCTCATCGAGGTTGGGATATTGGAGCACTGGAAGTAGCTAAGTATATGTCGAGACACATTCCTGCTCCCTTGTCTTATCAGCGTGTGTCCCGGTTGCTGGTGGAGTCCAATAGATCCTTGCAAAATGAGGAACTGTTTTCTCAGTATTCAAGAGAATTGGAGAAGCCAATTAAGAAATATATTCTAGGCAAGTACTATCACCCGTATCGGAATGCCATTGAGAAGAATATATCCAGATGCATTGAAGAAGGGCAGGAGGTGCTTCACCTGTCGGTTCATAGTTTCACACCCGTCTGGAATGGTGTAAGGCGACAAGTGGATATAGGATTGCTTTGTGATGAGTCGAGGTGGCCTGAAATGGAGTTTTGTCAAATGTGGAAGACTCAGATCGAACAGTTATTGCCAAAAAAGTTGACCATGATCAATGTGCCTTATAATGGAGCCGATGATGGATTTACTACCTATTTGAGAGAGCAATTTCCAGCGGAAAAGTATTTGGGAATTGAAATAGAAGTGAATCAGAAATATGCTGGAACCGAGGAGATGTCAGTGATCAGATCAGCCTTGTCCAATAGCTTGATTATCTCGGAGGACTTGGTTGAGGAATAA